The Lycium barbarum isolate Lr01 chromosome 11, ASM1917538v2, whole genome shotgun sequence genome contains the following window.
aagctacaatgagtaaaaattccTTCTTTTATATGATTTTATGCAGCGGCCCATACTCTTGGAGCTGCTCACTGCGCCAAGTTCTCCAACCGGCTTTACAACTTTAGCCCTAAAAAGACAGTGGACCCAATCCTAAGCAAGACATATGCAGCCCAATTACAACAAACTTGCCCAAAGAATGTGGATCCAGGTACGATCACCTTGTTGGACCCAACCACACCTAATACCTTTGACAATGTCTACTTCAAAAACTTGCAAAAAATGAATGGGCCTATTCACGTCAGATCAAGTGTTGTTGACAGATA
Protein-coding sequences here:
- the LOC132620070 gene encoding peroxidase 16-like translates to MQAGGPGYQVELGRLDGLTSKASNVGGNLPEPTYNLDQLNTMFASHGLNQADMIALSAAHTLGAAHCAKFSNRLYNFSPKKTVDPILSKTYAAQLQQTCPKNVDPGTITLLDPTTPNTFDNVYFKNLQKMNGPIHVRSSVVDR